The following are encoded together in the Acidovorax sp. KKS102 genome:
- the ttcA gene encoding tRNA 2-thiocytidine(32) synthetase TtcA: MSEVLNEDPQPPPGSAQSTCWAQEPIEATRGAARLKIERETHKLEKRLCREVGKAIVDFNMIEEGDKVMVCMSGGKDSYALLDILLKLKARAPIHFDLVAVNLDQKQPGFPEHVLPEYLASTGVPFHIENEDTYSIVKKLIPEGKTTCSLCSRLRRGILYRVADELGCTKIALGHHRDDILQTLLLNMFFGGKMKSMPPKLVSDDGKHVVIRPLAYVAEKDTARWAAHRNFPIIPCNLCGSQENLQRKQVGEMLREWEKRFPGRVENMFNALQNVVPSHLLDGSLYDFKNARATGIASEDGDKAFDKEEFAAPSPSLPGVQVVQLS, encoded by the coding sequence ATGAGCGAAGTATTAAACGAAGACCCCCAACCGCCCCCGGGCTCCGCCCAGTCCACGTGCTGGGCGCAAGAGCCCATCGAAGCGACGCGCGGCGCAGCCCGCCTGAAAATCGAACGCGAAACCCACAAGCTCGAAAAGCGCCTGTGCCGCGAGGTCGGCAAGGCCATTGTCGACTTCAACATGATTGAAGAAGGCGACAAGGTCATGGTGTGCATGTCCGGCGGCAAGGACAGTTATGCGCTGCTGGACATCCTGCTCAAGCTCAAGGCCCGCGCGCCCATCCACTTTGACCTGGTGGCCGTCAACCTGGACCAGAAGCAGCCGGGCTTCCCCGAGCATGTGCTGCCCGAGTACCTGGCCAGCACCGGCGTGCCGTTCCATATCGAGAACGAAGACACCTACAGCATCGTCAAGAAGCTGATCCCCGAGGGCAAGACCACCTGCAGCCTGTGCAGCCGCCTGCGCCGGGGCATTCTGTACCGCGTGGCCGATGAGCTGGGCTGCACCAAGATCGCGCTGGGCCACCACCGCGACGACATTTTGCAGACGCTGCTGCTCAACATGTTCTTTGGCGGCAAGATGAAAAGCATGCCGCCCAAGCTGGTGAGCGACGACGGCAAGCATGTGGTGATCCGCCCGCTGGCCTACGTGGCCGAGAAAGACACCGCCCGCTGGGCCGCGCACCGCAACTTCCCCATCATCCCGTGCAACCTGTGCGGCAGCCAGGAGAACCTGCAGCGCAAGCAGGTGGGCGAGATGCTGCGCGAGTGGGAAAAGCGCTTCCCCGGCCGGGTTGAGAACATGTTCAATGCGCTGCAGAACGTAGTGCCCTCGCACCTGCTGGACGGCAGCCTGTACGACTTCAAGAACGCCCGGGCCACGGGCATCGCCAGCGAAGACGGCGACAAGGCGTTTGACAAGGAAGAGTTCGCGGCGCCATCGCCTTCGTTGCCGGGTGTGCAGGTGGTGCAACTGTCGTGA
- a CDS encoding DUF4136 domain-containing protein: MTQRRWIPALLLGLTVTLLAGCSTTRVVEGQVQSFSTLAAVPAPATYRIERLPSQQAPSFDAIAALADQALARAGLQRDDAAPRLLVQLGVQADAVPRYDPFRPYGPYGAYGPGPWGMGGWYGRGWGVHGVWRFGEPTPLHRRAVSIVMRDASTQAVVYETSAVHEDVWVSDPAVYGVLFDAALNGFPKPPQGPRQVRIPLAPPAP, from the coding sequence ATGACACAACGCCGATGGATTCCCGCCCTGCTCCTGGGCCTCACCGTCACCCTGCTCGCAGGCTGCAGCACCACCCGCGTGGTGGAGGGCCAGGTGCAGAGCTTCTCAACGCTGGCGGCCGTGCCCGCCCCCGCCACGTACCGCATTGAGCGCCTGCCCTCGCAGCAAGCCCCTTCGTTCGACGCCATCGCCGCGCTGGCCGACCAGGCCCTGGCGCGCGCGGGCCTGCAGCGCGACGATGCCGCGCCCCGCCTGCTGGTGCAGCTGGGTGTGCAGGCCGACGCCGTGCCGCGCTATGACCCCTTCCGCCCATATGGCCCCTACGGCGCTTACGGGCCCGGCCCCTGGGGCATGGGCGGCTGGTATGGGCGGGGCTGGGGCGTGCATGGCGTGTGGCGCTTTGGCGAACCCACGCCCCTGCACCGCCGCGCAGTCAGCATCGTGATGCGCGACGCCAGCACCCAGGCCGTGGTGTACGAAACCTCGGCCGTGCACGAAGATGTGTGGGTGAGCGACCCGGCCGTCTATGGCGTGCTGTTCGATGCGGCCCTCAACGGCTTTCCAAAACCGCCCCAGGGGCCCCGCCAAGTGCGCATACCCCTGGCACCTCCTGCCCCCTGA
- a CDS encoding histidine phosphatase family protein yields MQATRIVAIRHGETAWNVDTRIQGHLDIPLNDTGLWQATQVAQALVGEPIAAIYSSDLQRAHATAQAVARTTGAPLKTEPGLRERSFGHFQGRTFAEIEAELPEDALRWRKRDPHYTPEGGESLVTLRDRIERTVTALAQQHVGEQVVMVAHGGVLDVLYRLATRQDIQAPRTWQLANAAINRLLWTPDGLTLVGWADTQHLDQIVVRDENHA; encoded by the coding sequence ATGCAAGCCACCCGCATCGTTGCCATCCGCCACGGCGAAACCGCCTGGAACGTGGACACCCGCATCCAGGGCCACCTGGACATCCCGCTCAACGATACCGGCCTGTGGCAGGCCACCCAGGTCGCCCAGGCCCTGGTGGGCGAGCCGATTGCCGCCATCTACTCCAGCGACCTGCAACGCGCGCACGCCACCGCCCAGGCCGTGGCCCGCACCACGGGCGCCCCGTTGAAGACCGAGCCGGGTCTGCGCGAACGCAGCTTCGGGCACTTTCAGGGCCGAACGTTTGCCGAGATCGAGGCCGAACTGCCCGAGGACGCCTTGCGCTGGCGCAAGCGCGACCCGCACTACACGCCCGAGGGCGGCGAGTCCCTCGTCACCTTGCGTGACCGCATCGAACGCACCGTGACCGCGCTCGCACAACAGCATGTGGGCGAGCAGGTGGTGATGGTGGCGCATGGCGGCGTGCTTGACGTGCTGTACCGCCTGGCCACGCGCCAGGACATCCAGGCGCCGCGCACCTGGCAACTCGCGAACGCCGCCATCAACCGCCTGCTGTGGACGCCTGACGGCCTGACCCTCGTCGGCTGGGCGGACACCCAACACCTTGACCAGATTGTCGTGCGCGATGAAAACCACGCCTGA
- a CDS encoding DSD1 family PLP-dependent enzyme, whose translation MKTTPEALQTTVGQRVDLIDTPALVVDLDAMDRNIQRMADFARKHQVRWRPHAKLHKSAEIALLQQRAGAQGVCVQKVAEAEALAAGGVDDITITNQVIAMPKLHRVARLAAQLAARGGRLGVAVDHADGIARLAEAMAQSGSDAGIDVLVEIDVGQGRCGVPPGEAAVPLALAVSRSPRLRFAGLQAYHGRAQHLASSVGRRETIAAVVRAADHTRQLIEAAGLPVPLITGSGTGTLVHEAASGVFGELQAGSFLFMDADYARNERDPAQPAFEHALYVKTQVVSVRDTHAVCDAGHKSHAIDSGLPTVALLPADRTLRYANGGDEHGLLYADAPDARLPSLGHMLWLIPGHCDPTVNLYDFLIGVRGGLMDGVVERIIRVDARGALT comes from the coding sequence ATGAAAACCACGCCTGAAGCCTTGCAAACCACCGTCGGCCAACGCGTGGACCTGATCGACACCCCCGCCCTGGTGGTGGACCTGGACGCCATGGACCGCAACATCCAGCGCATGGCCGACTTCGCACGCAAGCACCAGGTGCGCTGGCGACCCCATGCCAAGCTGCACAAAAGCGCCGAAATCGCGCTGCTGCAGCAACGCGCGGGTGCTCAGGGTGTGTGCGTGCAGAAGGTGGCCGAGGCCGAGGCGCTGGCCGCCGGTGGCGTCGATGACATCACCATCACCAACCAGGTCATCGCCATGCCCAAGCTGCACCGCGTGGCGCGGCTGGCCGCGCAGCTGGCGGCACGCGGCGGGCGCCTGGGTGTGGCGGTGGACCATGCCGATGGCATCGCCCGCCTGGCCGAAGCCATGGCCCAATCCGGCAGCGATGCGGGCATCGATGTGCTGGTCGAGATCGACGTGGGCCAAGGCCGCTGCGGCGTGCCACCGGGCGAGGCCGCCGTGCCCCTTGCACTGGCCGTGTCGCGCAGCCCCCGGCTGCGCTTTGCGGGCCTGCAGGCCTACCACGGCCGCGCGCAGCACCTGGCCAGTAGCGTGGGTCGGCGCGAGACCATCGCCGCTGTCGTTCGCGCGGCGGATCACACGCGCCAGCTCATCGAAGCCGCCGGGCTGCCCGTGCCGCTGATCACCGGATCAGGCACAGGCACCCTGGTTCACGAGGCCGCCAGCGGCGTGTTTGGCGAGTTGCAGGCGGGCTCGTTTTTGTTCATGGACGCAGATTACGCGCGCAACGAACGCGATCCCGCGCAGCCCGCGTTTGAACACGCGCTGTACGTCAAGACCCAGGTGGTGTCGGTGCGCGACACCCATGCGGTGTGCGACGCAGGCCACAAGAGCCATGCCATCGACTCGGGCCTGCCCACCGTCGCCCTGCTGCCCGCCGACCGCACCCTGCGCTACGCCAACGGGGGCGACGAACATGGCCTGCTTTATGCGGACGCTCCCGACGCCCGCCTGCCCAGTTTGGGGCACATGCTCTGGCTCATTCCGGGTCATTGCGATCCCACGGTCAACCTGTACGACTTTTTGATCGGCGTGCGCGGCGGACTGATGGACGGGGTGGTGGAGCGGATCATCCGCGTGGATGCGCGGGGTGCGCTGACGTAG
- a CDS encoding lysoplasmalogenase family protein gives MSPSQIIVLATPVFFVLIAIELAVGFKRQRNTYRLADAVSSISLGMLSQTSAVFTRLLRIGIYTALFEHVALWRNDAFWTSLPGWLLALVFYDFCYYWLHRMGHESAVLWAAHAVHHQSQDYNLSTALRQTSSGALLGWVFYVPMALAGVPPLVFGVVALIDLLYQFWVHTEQVGRLGWFDRWFCSPSNHRVHHAVNDAYLDKNYGGILILWDRMFGTFKDEDAQEKCVYGTRGLLNSWDPLWANAQVYAGLAHDSWHARSWLDKLKVWIKPPGWRPADVAERFPKPAFSMAQMQLYHPPMSRAVQWFALVQFALLLTGVAAFLWQADAAPLVQNALWFAVLLTVQWSLGAVMQGRIGMLMALMLQSAALATATSALGLTEWHWLFKPLTMAIAIILIATSAYSTSARGTSGSKTPWVLLMAALGGSLAGDVFLMFPGFFIPGLVSFLVAHLFYVALFKSGQTWFPHRGALAATLGIGVAMYAFLWTGGLPAALRAPVAAYVLVIALMAAQAIGRATVLRDAPSLWVAIGAGFFMLSDSLLATNRFVTPLPMAQVWVLATYYAAQALIVAGMLRGTARAEPSSATPLTPQTDLARSPSGA, from the coding sequence ATGAGCCCCAGCCAGATCATCGTCCTTGCGACGCCCGTCTTCTTTGTGCTGATCGCCATCGAACTGGCCGTCGGCTTCAAGCGCCAGCGCAACACCTACCGCCTGGCCGATGCGGTGAGCAGCATCAGCCTGGGCATGCTCAGCCAGACCAGCGCAGTCTTCACGCGCCTGCTGCGCATCGGCATCTACACCGCTCTGTTCGAGCATGTGGCACTGTGGCGCAACGATGCGTTCTGGACCAGCCTGCCCGGCTGGCTGCTGGCGCTGGTGTTCTACGACTTCTGCTACTACTGGCTGCACCGCATGGGGCACGAGTCAGCCGTGCTGTGGGCCGCACACGCGGTGCACCACCAGAGCCAGGACTACAACCTCAGCACCGCGCTGCGCCAGACCAGTTCGGGCGCGCTGCTGGGCTGGGTCTTTTATGTGCCCATGGCGCTGGCCGGTGTGCCGCCCCTGGTGTTTGGCGTGGTGGCGCTGATTGACCTGCTCTACCAGTTCTGGGTGCACACCGAGCAGGTGGGGCGCCTGGGCTGGTTCGACCGCTGGTTCTGCAGCCCGAGCAACCACCGCGTGCACCATGCCGTCAACGACGCCTACCTGGACAAGAACTACGGCGGCATCCTGATCCTGTGGGACCGGATGTTCGGCACCTTCAAGGATGAAGACGCGCAGGAGAAATGTGTGTACGGCACGCGCGGCCTGCTCAACAGCTGGGACCCGCTGTGGGCCAACGCCCAGGTGTACGCAGGACTGGCGCACGACAGCTGGCACGCGCGCAGCTGGCTCGACAAGCTCAAGGTCTGGATCAAGCCACCCGGCTGGCGGCCTGCGGATGTGGCGGAGCGGTTCCCCAAGCCTGCCTTCAGCATGGCGCAGATGCAGCTGTACCACCCACCCATGTCGCGTGCTGTGCAGTGGTTTGCGCTGGTGCAGTTCGCGCTGCTGCTCACAGGCGTGGCAGCCTTTTTGTGGCAGGCCGATGCGGCGCCGCTGGTGCAGAACGCCCTCTGGTTTGCCGTGCTGCTGACGGTGCAATGGTCGCTGGGCGCGGTGATGCAGGGGCGCATCGGCATGCTGATGGCGCTGATGCTGCAAAGCGCGGCGCTGGCCACGGCCACCAGTGCGCTGGGGCTTACGGAGTGGCATTGGCTGTTCAAGCCACTGACCATGGCAATCGCTATTATTTTGATAGCTACTAGCGCATATTCGACTAGCGCAAGAGGCACGTCGGGCTCCAAAACGCCCTGGGTCTTGCTGATGGCAGCCCTGGGCGGGTCCTTGGCGGGGGATGTGTTCCTCATGTTCCCGGGTTTCTTCATTCCCGGTCTGGTGAGCTTTCTGGTGGCGCACCTGTTCTATGTGGCGCTGTTCAAAAGCGGGCAGACCTGGTTTCCGCACCGGGGTGCACTGGCGGCCACGCTGGGCATAGGCGTGGCGATGTATGCCTTTCTGTGGACGGGTGGGCTGCCGGCTGCACTGCGCGCGCCGGTCGCGGCCTATGTGCTGGTGATTGCGCTGATGGCGGCCCAGGCGATAGGCCGCGCCACCGTATTGCGCGACGCCCCCTCGCTGTGGGTCGCCATCGGCGCCGGATTCTTCATGCTCAGCGACTCGCTGCTGGCCACCAACCGGTTCGTGACACCCCTGCCCATGGCGCAGGTCTGGGTGCTGGCGACGTATTACGCTGCACAGGCGCTGATCGTGGCAGGCATGCTGCGGGGCACAGCCCGCGCAGAGCCCAGCTCTGCCACGCCCCTCACACCCCAAACAGATCTTGCCCGCTCGCCTTCGGGGGCGTGA